GAGCACTTGATCGTGGTATCTCAATAAAAAACGGGGAGTGATCCCCGCTTTTTATTGAACGCATGTAGTTGAGAATGACTCAGTCGTCATAAACGCGGCATTCATCAGCTTCAGGGTTGTTTTCGCAATAGAGCTCAATGGGAGTGGGATCATGGCTGTCGCCTGGATGCTCCTTCTTGTAGTCCTGCAGGGACTCAAGCTCCTCGCTGAAGTGGCGAACCTTGGCGTCGTTGCCCTCTGCCTTGGCAGCTTCGAGTTCGCTTTGGTCCTTTTTGATGTGTTCGTCGATGGATTTCATGGAGTCGTTGGCGTGTCCCAACCAATGTCGACGCACACACCATACGGCTGTTGCGCTGTGCTGCCAGCCGCAAGAGATGCGACCTCGTTTCCGTATCAACACTCATGACCTGGTCGAGTGACCTCGGCTACGAGCAAAGAAGACAGGGTTCGTGGTCATGGTGCGAATCAGGCAACGACAGGGGCGCCACTTCATGGATGAAGAGGGACGCATGTTCTGGATGAATGGTCCAGAAAACTTCTGCTATCTCTCAGAACAGCGACAGTGGCGCTGCGGTCTGAGCTTTCAGGAGGTTCTTGACTGGAAGCAATGTGCTCCTTCAGGGCTGGTCAGTCAGCGCTTCAGCTCACTCCAGGCTGCCTGCGAGGCTTTCGAGCACAACCAAGTTTTCTGGTCTCATGATCTTTATCTGCGTCGGATGGGTGACCAGATGGCCCTCCATCGTTCAGCGGACGATTACAGACCCACTGTCATGAAGCTGGCCGAAGCTGCTGGTCGAGTCGTGAGACCAGCTCCCTGGAGTGGTCGCCCCTCCACTCCCCTGAGCTGTCCTGTTCCCTTGGTGAATGCCAACACGACTCTTGTTGGTTATTCCTGCGAAGACCTGGCGCATCCACGCCGGCGCCGGCGTTCTCTCAGGGAACCAGTTCACTGAGTTCAAGCCAGCGTTCTTCACTGGTTGCGAGTGCTTCGAGCAGCCTGGCCAGATCCTGGCTGAGGTTTGTGAGGTCTCCTTGGCGGCTGGAGATGGCCTGCTCCAGATCTGCTTTGCGTTGCTCCATTTGAGGCAGTTCACGTTCAATTGTTTCCAGTTCCCGCGATTCCTTGAAACTGCGCCGCCGGGGCCCCTTGTTTTTCGGAGCCGACTCCTTACTGGTTGATTCACCATTGGCACGGTTGCGATTGCCGCCAGCCGCAGCAATCTTTTCCTTGTCCCGGCGATGGTCGAGAAAGGCGCTGTAGTTGCCTTCAAAACGCTGCAGACGTCCTTCCTCGAAGCAGAACAGACGATCTACGGTTCGATCCAGGAAGTAGCGGTCGTGA
Above is a genomic segment from Synechococcus sp. UW179A containing:
- a CDS encoding CP12 domain-containing protein, translated to MKSIDEHIKKDQSELEAAKAEGNDAKVRHFSEELESLQDYKKEHPGDSHDPTPIELYCENNPEADECRVYDD